A window from Trinickia violacea encodes these proteins:
- a CDS encoding IS66 family transposase — MYRQTRPQEHLKHFKGLLQADAFAGYSKLYRDGRIQEVACWARAHRQIYELHERRPNAITEEALRRIGTIYAVEEQIRGKPPDERLRARQTQALPLLDELKR, encoded by the coding sequence GTGTATAGGCAAACCAGACCGCAGGAGCATCTGAAGCACTTCAAGGGCTTGTTGCAGGCCGATGCGTTTGCGGGCTACTCCAAGCTGTATCGGGACGGACGCATCCAGGAAGTTGCCTGCTGGGCTCGTGCGCATCGTCAAATATATGAACTGCATGAACGGCGTCCCAATGCGATTACTGAAGAAGCCCTGCGGCGTATTGGGACAATCTACGCGGTAGAGGAGCAGATCCGCGGCAAGCCGCCTGATGAGCGTCTGCGTGCGCGCCAGACACAGGCGTTACCGCTACTCGACGAGCTAAAGCGCTGA
- a CDS encoding transposase domain-containing protein yields the protein MIRSSAKSETTAAISYALNRWAPLVYYCSDGCAEIDNLIAEQALCGVAVGRRNYTFVGADSGGERAAAMYSLIGSARLNGIDPEAYLHYVIERIVDHPVNRIDELLPWNVAPHLPAAAKAAPIR from the coding sequence CTGATTCGAAGCTCGGCCAAATCCGAGACGACGGCAGCGATCAGCTATGCGCTCAATCGTTGGGCGCCACTCGTCTATTACTGCTCTGACGGCTGCGCGGAGATAGACAACCTGATCGCCGAGCAGGCGCTGTGTGGAGTCGCCGTGGGACGGCGCAACTATACGTTCGTTGGCGCCGACTCCGGCGGCGAGCGCGCCGCTGCGATGTACAGCCTCATCGGCTCGGCACGTCTTAACGGCATCGATCCAGAAGCGTATCTGCATTACGTCATCGAGCGCATTGTCGATCACCCCGTCAACCGTATCGACGAACTGCTGCCCTGGAACGTCGCGCCGCATCTGCCCGCAGCGGCAAAAGCCGCCCCCATTCGGTAA
- a CDS encoding LysR substrate-binding domain-containing protein yields MKLHHLEALVSVADAGSIRAAARLLQLSQAAVTKALRELESEQQLALLMRTAGGVSFTDAGHRLLSHARLVVGQMERASEELAKLRGDQAGKLAIAVTPLVMVTFLPETVSLFRKQMPAIQLEIFEGLTAVALPRLREGALDFGILALAAAMTAQEFDIEPLFAYESRAMARRGHPSAGKHSLHELLDQDWAVNFTPASYESLMQDLFWQHGAMIAPARLLGTHSFSLMLELVRYSDMLTVAPEPLLLTESMRNWAQPLRLDEQFGTRRVSVISLRNTMRSQAAMCFVDCLRKVIRTRSRSASEANRMLFDRLELLF; encoded by the coding sequence ATGAAACTGCATCACCTGGAGGCGCTGGTCTCTGTTGCTGACGCCGGAAGCATCCGCGCAGCGGCACGCCTGTTGCAGCTGTCCCAGGCAGCCGTCACCAAGGCGCTGCGCGAGCTGGAAAGCGAGCAACAGCTTGCGTTGCTCATGCGCACTGCCGGCGGCGTGAGCTTCACGGACGCCGGGCACAGGTTGCTGAGCCACGCGCGACTGGTCGTAGGGCAAATGGAGCGCGCCAGCGAAGAGCTGGCAAAACTGCGCGGGGATCAGGCCGGCAAGCTCGCCATTGCTGTCACCCCGCTGGTCATGGTCACCTTTCTTCCAGAGACCGTATCGCTGTTCCGCAAGCAGATGCCGGCGATTCAGCTGGAGATCTTCGAAGGACTGACAGCCGTGGCGTTACCGCGCCTGAGGGAAGGCGCGCTGGATTTCGGCATCCTCGCGCTGGCAGCGGCGATGACGGCCCAGGAATTCGACATCGAACCGCTGTTTGCATACGAGTCGCGCGCAATGGCCCGCCGCGGACATCCTAGCGCCGGGAAGCACTCGTTGCATGAATTGCTCGACCAGGACTGGGCAGTCAACTTTACACCAGCCAGCTACGAGAGCCTGATGCAAGACCTGTTCTGGCAACATGGGGCGATGATTGCCCCCGCCCGACTGCTCGGCACGCATTCATTTTCACTCATGCTTGAACTGGTGCGGTACAGCGATATGCTCACCGTTGCCCCAGAACCCTTGCTGCTCACCGAGTCCATGCGCAATTGGGCGCAGCCGCTAAGACTGGATGAGCAGTTTGGGACCCGCCGTGTCAGCGTGATCAGCTTGCGCAATACGATGCGCAGCCAGGCAGCGATGTGCTTTGTCGACTGCCTGCGCAAGGTCATCCGAACGCGGTCGCGATCTGCGAGTGAGGCGAACCGCATGCTGTTCGACCGGCTGGAGTTACTGTTCTGA
- a CDS encoding ABC transporter substrate-binding protein: MKRIFFSGLVALAVLPLAALAADTQVIRFGVDPTYPPFESKAPDGSLAGFDIDLGNAICVNLHAKCEWVEESFDGLIPALNARKFDAILSAMSATEVRKRQIDFTDRLYGGPSRLVARAGSKLQPTAGALRGRRVGVDQGSTQESFARQEWASKGVEVVSYQNQDQIYEDLVTGRLDAAFQPEVQADIGFLKTPRGKGFAFAGDAVKDKRVTGNGVAIGVRKGDGSLVLQINQAIGNIRKDGTYERIAKKYFEFDIYGE; the protein is encoded by the coding sequence ATGAAAAGGATCTTTTTTTCTGGCCTTGTCGCACTCGCTGTGTTACCGCTTGCCGCGTTGGCCGCAGATACACAGGTCATCCGCTTCGGCGTCGATCCCACGTACCCACCCTTCGAATCGAAAGCGCCAGACGGGTCGCTTGCCGGCTTCGATATCGATCTTGGCAATGCCATCTGTGTCAACCTTCACGCGAAGTGCGAATGGGTCGAGGAAAGCTTTGACGGACTCATTCCCGCACTCAATGCGCGCAAATTCGATGCGATCCTGTCTGCGATGAGTGCGACGGAAGTACGCAAACGGCAGATCGACTTTACGGACCGACTGTATGGCGGTCCCTCGCGCCTTGTTGCCCGTGCCGGCTCAAAGTTACAGCCAACCGCAGGGGCGTTGCGAGGCAGGCGTGTCGGTGTCGATCAGGGTTCGACACAGGAAAGCTTTGCCAGACAGGAGTGGGCCAGCAAGGGGGTGGAGGTCGTCTCGTATCAGAATCAGGACCAGATTTACGAGGATCTGGTGACGGGTCGCCTCGATGCGGCGTTTCAACCTGAAGTTCAGGCCGATATCGGTTTTCTGAAGACACCTCGCGGCAAAGGCTTTGCGTTCGCCGGTGACGCAGTGAAGGACAAGCGTGTCACAGGCAACGGCGTGGCGATCGGCGTCCGCAAGGGAGACGGTTCGCTCGTGTTGCAGATCAACCAGGCGATCGGGAATATACGCAAGGACGGCACTTACGAGCGGATCGCCAAAAAGTACTTTGAATTCGACATTTACGGCGAGTGA
- a CDS encoding HU family DNA-binding protein, with the protein MNKQELIDVVAADIGESKAATGETIQAVLDVITRAVAEGGTVQLVGFGSFSQGQRVARTGRNPATGAEMQIAAAKTVKFTAGKAFKDAVNAP; encoded by the coding sequence ATGAACAAACAGGAACTCATCGACGTGGTCGCCGCGGACATTGGCGAGAGCAAGGCAGCGACCGGCGAAACGATCCAGGCGGTGCTCGACGTCATCACCCGCGCGGTGGCCGAAGGCGGCACGGTGCAACTGGTCGGCTTCGGTTCGTTTTCGCAGGGGCAGCGAGTTGCACGTACGGGCCGCAATCCGGCCACGGGCGCCGAAATGCAGATTGCGGCAGCGAAGACGGTCAAGTTCACAGCGGGCAAGGCGTTCAAGGACGCGGTGAACGCACCGTGA
- a CDS encoding site-specific integrase, translating into MSAELKGQIRLLIDEKGGVRKRDGHVASYRTIQVHHQVMARIVDILYERGYKLERAENLAGRHVQVLAAAIVEMGLAPKTMKSIWTELGYWADWIGKPGLVKPLHTYLPQVGPERLKVKVATRESKSWSEAGLNVLETIEKADRLDIRLGWMIRLGLAFGLRRAELLCLRIHKADQGRYLRVFPGDGPKSGRGRDIPIEHPWQREVLEYVKERIPKSHFLGWQQTPSGKHGRLHANADRFEKLMQKLGITKAECGVTAHGMRAEYAENIAMLGGMLPATLGGRADQMAADDLRLVQEGVMERMGHGRVGVAAAYYGSFRLRPVPKEGTRQRSPRRVVDAE; encoded by the coding sequence ATGAGTGCAGAGCTAAAGGGCCAAATTCGACTGTTGATCGACGAAAAGGGTGGGGTTCGCAAGAGAGATGGACACGTCGCGAGCTACAGAACAATTCAGGTTCATCACCAGGTGATGGCTCGCATTGTCGACATACTGTATGAACGGGGGTACAAGCTCGAGCGTGCCGAGAACCTGGCTGGGCGACATGTTCAGGTCCTTGCCGCCGCAATTGTTGAAATGGGCTTGGCGCCGAAGACAATGAAGTCGATATGGACAGAGCTTGGCTACTGGGCCGACTGGATCGGCAAGCCGGGCTTGGTGAAGCCACTTCATACCTATCTCCCGCAGGTGGGACCTGAACGCCTGAAGGTAAAGGTAGCGACTCGCGAGTCAAAATCCTGGTCCGAGGCGGGCTTGAATGTCCTGGAGACCATCGAGAAGGCCGACCGGCTAGACATACGGTTGGGATGGATGATCCGCCTTGGTTTGGCGTTTGGCTTACGCCGCGCGGAGCTTCTTTGCTTACGCATTCACAAGGCGGATCAGGGGCGCTATCTTCGCGTGTTTCCCGGTGACGGTCCGAAATCTGGCCGGGGACGAGATATCCCAATCGAACATCCCTGGCAGCGCGAGGTCCTCGAGTATGTGAAGGAGCGCATCCCAAAGAGCCACTTCCTCGGCTGGCAACAGACGCCGAGCGGCAAACATGGCCGACTGCATGCAAACGCGGACCGCTTCGAGAAACTGATGCAGAAACTCGGTATTACGAAGGCCGAGTGCGGGGTGACAGCGCACGGAATGCGCGCGGAGTATGCCGAAAATATCGCGATGCTCGGCGGCATGTTGCCAGCGACTTTGGGTGGGCGGGCTGACCAGATGGCTGCGGATGATTTGAGGCTTGTTCAGGAGGGGGTGATGGAGCGTATGGGGCACGGGCGCGTCGGTGTTGCTGCCGCGTACTACGGCTCATTTCGGTTGCGCCCTGTGCCGAAGGAGGGAACACGGCAACGCTCGCCTCGACGCGTTGTGGACGCCGAATGA
- a CDS encoding ParM/StbA family protein, which translates to MELDVVGFDGGHGRIKCCYCAADGSMRTFSFPSVAQLHRDSALEQSARAFADSPSIRRVNVGNSKFNVDTDPDALPPATVGERNEGDDFAERREYTALLYAALLKIGARRIRLLVLGLPVHLLGKYAESLKERFTGSLQCSDNSPRILVDKVVVLPQPIGSLMYLKALPSRRITSYSTLVMDAGWGTMDWVVSSTEGFKLDHERSGGSPGAGALIYRRIADLLALEYGERFDALDHIDRAVRSNSKLMVHGLSIDLNPFVQQAKEETTVELVRKIRARVRSTEDLGVVLTGGSCSLFADAAREIFTRIPLTTLDEPMMANVRGFVLGGLQSLRSR; encoded by the coding sequence ATGGAACTCGATGTGGTAGGTTTTGATGGGGGTCACGGTCGAATCAAGTGCTGCTATTGCGCGGCCGACGGCTCCATGCGTACTTTTTCATTTCCCTCGGTGGCTCAGCTGCACAGAGACAGTGCCCTTGAGCAGTCGGCGCGAGCATTTGCCGATTCGCCATCGATCAGACGGGTCAATGTGGGCAACAGTAAATTTAATGTCGACACCGACCCTGACGCGTTGCCGCCCGCTACCGTTGGGGAAAGAAATGAAGGCGACGATTTCGCAGAGCGCCGGGAATATACGGCACTGCTCTACGCAGCGCTTTTGAAAATAGGAGCTCGCCGAATCCGGCTGCTCGTCCTAGGACTGCCGGTCCATCTTCTTGGTAAATATGCGGAGAGTCTGAAGGAACGCTTCACAGGAAGCCTTCAATGCAGCGACAACTCTCCACGGATTCTTGTCGATAAAGTGGTCGTGCTGCCTCAACCCATCGGCAGCCTAATGTATCTCAAAGCTTTGCCGTCCCGTCGGATCACTTCTTACTCGACATTAGTGATGGACGCCGGTTGGGGAACGATGGATTGGGTAGTTTCGTCGACCGAGGGGTTCAAGCTCGACCACGAAAGAAGCGGTGGGAGTCCAGGCGCGGGAGCTTTGATTTATCGCCGAATCGCTGATTTGCTTGCTCTTGAGTATGGCGAACGATTTGATGCGCTCGACCACATCGATCGCGCGGTTAGGAGCAATTCGAAGCTTATGGTTCATGGCCTGTCAATTGATCTCAACCCGTTCGTACAGCAAGCTAAGGAGGAAACCACGGTCGAGCTCGTCCGCAAGATTCGCGCGCGTGTGCGATCCACAGAAGATCTCGGGGTGGTGCTAACGGGCGGCTCCTGCTCGCTCTTCGCCGACGCGGCTAGGGAGATTTTCACACGCATCCCTTTGACAACTTTGGATGAGCCCATGATGGCCAATGTCCGGGGCTTTGTTCTTGGTGGCCTGCAATCGTTGAGGTCGAGATGA